gctggaggctgaCTTTTCACTGGCAGTGCTTTCTTAGGGAGCTTTGGAGAGGACCAAGGTGAGCTCTTAGGTGACACATAAGGTGAGGACCGAGGCGTCCCTTTCTGCAAGACTTTGGTCTTTGGATTGATGGCTCCGTCACAACCAGACTCTTGTTGCCGCTGCTCCTGCATACGCTTTTGCCTTTGTTTATCCATATTTCTTGTCAGGATACTTGTCATGCTCATTCTTGGGCCAGCAAGTTCAAAGTGGTATCCAAGCTTGACCAGAGTGGTGTTCTCTTTCAACAGTTTAACTATGTCCATTTCCACCTGGCTGCCCATGATGTGCCTTTGATTGTGGAACCGCAGTTCTGTTAGAACCTTGTTGTTCTGCAAAGCTCTCATGATGGCCAGCACTCCTTTGCCTGTGATAAAATTTGACTCAATATTCAGACTAGTTATATGCTGATTTACCTTTAACATACCAGCAATAGCTATCGCAACGTTGTCGTCAGCGTGCGTGTTAGCCAAGCTGAATGACTTAACCACTGTGTTGTCCCTCAGGGCCTGAGAAAATTGTATGAGCATCTGTGAAGTGATGTTTTCAATGTTGTTCAGATTGACTTCTGTGGTGTCAGGGTCATTGCTCCTAACCTTTTCCAAAGCATCCTCAATAACTGTTGGATTTCCACAAGGGTGGATGGCACTGCTTTTTAAGCTCAGATTATCAGTGTCTTTTCCATCGTGGCCATTGAGTAAGTTTTCATAGTCCTCTGCACCATCACACTTTTTGCTTCTGATGTGGTCGGAACTCCTGCCATCCTCAGGTCTTTCATCACctgcagcattttgcttttcttcatcctCGTCATCACTGtcatcttcatcttcctcttcttcttcttcttcttcttcttcttcttcttcttcttcttcttcttcttcttcttcatcctcttcAGTACACGCCTCCTCAGACACTTCACTAT
Above is a genomic segment from Nyctibius grandis isolate bNycGra1 chromosome 5, bNycGra1.pri, whole genome shotgun sequence containing:
- the LMOD2 gene encoding leiomodin-2 translates to MSTFGYRRELSKYEDIDEDELLASLTEEELKELERELEDIEPDRNLPVGQRQKSLTEKTPTGTFSREALMAYWERETKKLLEKERLGACDKDSEQEDDNSEDIQEEYFTESNSEVSEEACTEEDEEEEEEEEEEEEEEEEEEEEEDEDDSDDEDEEKQNAAGDERPEDGRSSDHIRSKKCDGAEDYENLLNGHDGKDTDNLSLKSSAIHPCGNPTVIEDALEKVRSNDPDTTEVNLNNIENITSQMLIQFSQALRDNTVVKSFSLANTHADDNVAIAIAGMLKVNQHITSLNIESNFITGKGVLAIMRALQNNKVLTELRFHNQRHIMGSQVEMDIVKLLKENTTLVKLGYHFELAGPRMSMTSILTRNMDKQRQKRMQEQRQQESGCDGAINPKTKVLQKGTPRSSPYVSPKSSPWSSPKLPKKALPVKSQPPAPAPPPPPPPPPPPPPPLPVIPEKKAPTRNIAEVIKQQESSRRALQNGQKKKKGKKSKKHENSILKEIKDSLKSISDRKSEEGSQPSTRPSTPQRSLHDSLMEAIRASSIKQLRRVEVPEALR